The Candidatus Cloacimonadota bacterium nucleotide sequence TGAACGACACACGACAGTTGAAAAAAGTATTGTTGGAAAGCTTGGAACCAGGCATCAGCGTTGGCATCATGTCCCACGTTGAGCCTGACGGAGACGGATTTTGTGCCAGTGTCGCCTTGCAGCGGTTTTTGCTGGAACGGGGCATGCAGAGCGA carries:
- a CDS encoding DHH family phosphoesterase; this encodes MKKVLLESLEPGISVGIMSHVEPDGDGFCASVALQRFLLERGMQS